From Cellulosimicrobium cellulans, the proteins below share one genomic window:
- a CDS encoding ABC transporter ATP-binding protein translates to MDLTLDRIRLAYPDGDGVLVAVDDVTLTVPSGTTTALLGPSGAGKSSLLAVAATLTPPTSGVVRVGKDVVSAPLDGPGDPRSTPGTGRGSRRRARRAADRAAALRRERIGIVFQQPQLVASLTVLEQLELMSHLRGRPAASRRAHALALLDAVGVADRADRRPEHLSGGQRQRVAIARALMNDPQVLLVDEPTSALDHERGVQVVELVVRLARELDAATLLVTHDEATLDPVDARVHLADGRVVEAPVVA, encoded by the coding sequence GTGGACCTCACGCTCGACCGCATCCGCCTCGCCTACCCCGACGGCGACGGCGTCCTCGTCGCCGTGGACGACGTCACGCTCACCGTGCCGTCCGGCACGACCACGGCGCTGCTCGGCCCCTCGGGCGCGGGCAAGTCCAGCCTGCTGGCCGTCGCCGCCACCCTCACGCCGCCGACGTCCGGCGTCGTACGGGTCGGGAAGGACGTCGTCAGCGCGCCGCTCGACGGACCGGGGGACCCGCGGAGCACTCCGGGAACCGGCCGTGGGTCCCGTCGTCGGGCGCGGCGCGCCGCGGACCGCGCGGCGGCCCTGCGCCGCGAGCGCATCGGGATCGTGTTCCAGCAGCCGCAGCTCGTGGCGTCGCTCACCGTGCTGGAGCAGCTCGAGCTCATGAGCCACCTGCGGGGCCGGCCCGCGGCGTCGCGCCGCGCGCACGCGCTCGCCCTGCTCGACGCGGTGGGCGTCGCCGACCGGGCGGACCGCCGCCCGGAGCACCTCTCGGGCGGTCAGCGCCAGCGGGTGGCGATCGCGCGGGCGCTCATGAACGACCCGCAGGTGCTCCTCGTCGACGAGCCCACCTCGGCGCTCGACCACGAGCGCGGCGTGCAGGTCGTGGAGCTCGTCGTGCGGCTCGCGCGCGAGCTCGACGCCGCGACGCTGCTCGTCACGCACGACGAGGCGACCCTCGACCCGGTCGACGCGCGCGTGCACCTGGCGGACGGCCGGGTCGTCGAGGCGCCGGTCGTCGCCTGA